Proteins co-encoded in one Flavobacterium fluviale genomic window:
- a CDS encoding efflux RND transporter permease subunit has product MSLSTTSIKRPVLTIVLNLLIILFGFIGYTFLGVREFPSIDPAQVSIRTNYTGANSDIIESQITEPLEKAVNAIDGIRNITSSSNQGSSNITIEFNLDKDLEEAANDVRDKVSQAIRNLPQDIDAPPVVSKADADSESIISMTVQSDTRSSLELSDYAENVISQRLETIPGVSAVQIWGQKRYAMRLWIDPAKLAAYGCTVAEVRTALNAQNVELPSGKLTGNNTELTVKTIGNLSRPEEFNNIIIRTDGDKIVRLSDIGGAELGPENIETGLTSSGMPMIGLAIVPMPGANYLDISSEFYKKYEALKNDLPKDIKLNIALDNTQFVKKSVLEVVETLGISILLVIIIIYLFFRDWAIAFRPLIDIPVSLIATFFVMWLLGFSINVLTLLAIVLATGLVVDDGIVVTENIFKKVEEGMSPIEAAIKGSNEIFYAVISISVTLASVFLPVIFLEGFVGRLFREFGVVIGAAVLISAFVSLTLTPMLNAYLMKGGEQKKSKFYIKTEPFFEKMNSSYAEALSKFMAKKWISFPILIVCFGIIYLFFTILPKETAPYDDRSSVTMRMTTPEGSSYEYTNRFMQEISQLVDDSIPEKKVSLVITAPGSGGSAANSGFIRLSLKNPEERERSQKEIADKLSKWTKKYPDAKTSVIQQPTIAVNRRGGLPIQYIIQAPTFDKLREKIPVFMNEVGKSDVFSTTDVNLKFNKPELNVTIDRAKAESLGISILDIAQTLQLSLSGQRFGYFIKNGKQYQVIGQFDQKDRSKPLDLTSIFVKNRNGELIQMDNVVKVYEQSNPPQLYHNNRYMSATVSAGLAPGKSISDGIQEMDRIKAKVLDESFTTDLSGESRDFVESSSNTSFAFGLALLLIFLILAAQFESFIDPFIIILTVPMAVAGALFSLWLFNQTWNIFSQIGTVMLIGLVTKNGILIVEFANQLREQGKPKLEAILEASEARLRPILMTSLAIALGALPIAMSLGAASTSRIGMGVVIVGGTIFSLALTLFVIPAIYLMWSRARKHYPEFDHIDEYERESIK; this is encoded by the coding sequence ATGAGTTTATCAACTACAAGTATAAAAAGGCCTGTTTTAACCATTGTACTGAATTTATTAATTATACTATTCGGTTTTATTGGTTATACATTTTTAGGAGTCAGGGAATTTCCCTCTATCGACCCTGCACAGGTTTCTATTCGTACCAATTATACAGGTGCCAATTCTGACATTATTGAATCACAAATTACGGAACCTCTTGAAAAAGCAGTAAATGCAATTGACGGAATTCGAAACATTACTTCTTCCAGCAACCAAGGAAGCAGTAACATCACGATCGAGTTTAACCTTGACAAAGATTTAGAAGAAGCTGCGAACGACGTTCGTGATAAAGTTTCGCAGGCCATTAGAAATCTACCACAGGATATTGATGCACCACCAGTTGTTTCTAAGGCAGATGCCGATAGTGAATCTATCATTTCTATGACTGTCCAGAGTGATACTCGAAGTTCCTTAGAACTGAGTGATTATGCCGAAAATGTGATTTCTCAGCGTTTAGAAACTATTCCTGGAGTAAGTGCGGTTCAAATTTGGGGTCAAAAGCGTTATGCAATGCGTTTATGGATCGATCCTGCAAAACTTGCCGCTTATGGCTGTACAGTGGCAGAAGTCCGAACCGCTTTAAACGCTCAAAATGTAGAATTACCTTCTGGAAAATTAACCGGAAACAATACTGAATTAACCGTAAAAACAATTGGAAATTTATCCAGACCAGAAGAATTTAATAATATCATCATTCGTACAGACGGCGATAAAATTGTTCGTTTAAGTGATATAGGCGGTGCAGAATTAGGTCCAGAAAATATCGAGACTGGATTAACATCTTCTGGAATGCCAATGATTGGACTAGCAATTGTGCCAATGCCTGGGGCTAATTACTTAGATATTTCATCTGAATTCTATAAAAAATACGAAGCTTTAAAAAATGATCTTCCTAAAGATATTAAGCTGAATATTGCTTTGGACAATACGCAGTTTGTAAAAAAATCGGTGCTTGAGGTTGTCGAAACTTTAGGGATTTCAATACTTTTAGTAATTATAATTATCTATTTGTTTTTTAGGGACTGGGCAATCGCATTCAGGCCTTTAATTGATATTCCCGTATCGTTAATTGCTACATTTTTCGTAATGTGGCTTTTAGGATTTTCTATAAATGTATTAACGCTTTTAGCAATTGTTCTGGCAACAGGTTTAGTTGTTGATGACGGAATCGTTGTTACCGAAAATATCTTTAAAAAAGTTGAAGAAGGAATGTCGCCTATTGAAGCGGCAATTAAAGGTTCAAACGAAATTTTCTACGCTGTTATCTCTATTTCCGTAACACTCGCTTCGGTATTTTTACCCGTGATTTTCTTAGAAGGTTTCGTAGGACGACTCTTTAGGGAATTTGGTGTTGTAATTGGTGCCGCGGTATTAATTTCTGCCTTTGTGTCATTGACTTTAACGCCAATGCTGAATGCTTATTTAATGAAAGGCGGCGAACAGAAAAAATCAAAATTCTACATTAAAACAGAACCGTTTTTTGAAAAAATGAATAGCAGTTATGCAGAAGCTCTTTCAAAATTTATGGCTAAAAAATGGATTAGTTTTCCTATTTTGATTGTTTGTTTTGGAATTATCTATTTGTTTTTCACTATTCTGCCTAAAGAAACAGCTCCTTATGATGATCGTAGTTCTGTAACCATGCGTATGACAACTCCAGAAGGTTCTTCTTATGAATATACTAATCGATTCATGCAGGAAATCTCTCAATTGGTTGACGATTCAATTCCAGAAAAGAAAGTCAGTCTTGTAATAACCGCTCCTGGTTCAGGAGGTTCTGCAGCAAACTCTGGTTTTATCAGACTTTCTTTAAAGAATCCAGAAGAGCGTGAAAGATCTCAAAAAGAAATTGCCGATAAATTGTCAAAATGGACTAAAAAATATCCAGATGCAAAAACATCTGTAATTCAACAGCCTACAATTGCGGTAAACAGACGTGGCGGACTACCAATTCAGTACATCATTCAAGCTCCAACATTTGATAAATTAAGAGAAAAAATTCCTGTTTTTATGAATGAAGTTGGAAAAAGCGATGTGTTTTCTACTACCGATGTTAATCTAAAATTCAATAAACCAGAACTAAACGTAACAATTGACCGTGCCAAAGCCGAAAGTTTAGGAATTTCGATTCTTGACATCGCACAGACTTTACAACTTTCTTTAAGCGGACAGCGTTTTGGATATTTCATCAAAAACGGAAAACAATATCAAGTAATTGGACAATTTGATCAAAAAGACAGATCGAAACCTTTAGACTTAACTTCGATATTTGTGAAAAACCGAAATGGCGAATTAATTCAAATGGATAACGTTGTAAAAGTTTACGAACAAAGTAATCCACCTCAATTGTATCATAACAATCGTTATATGTCGGCAACTGTATCGGCTGGACTGGCACCTGGAAAAAGTATTAGTGATGGTATCCAAGAAATGGACAGAATTAAAGCTAAAGTTTTAGACGAAAGTTTTACAACCGATCTAAGCGGTGAATCACGAGATTTCGTAGAAAGCAGCTCGAATACTTCTTTCGCCTTCGGATTAGCATTATTATTAATTTTCTTGATCCTCGCAGCGCAGTTTGAAAGTTTTATAGATCCATTCATTATCATTTTAACCGTTCCAATGGCAGTTGCCGGGGCTTTATTTTCTCTTTGGTTATTTAATCAAACTTGGAATATCTTCAGTCAGATTGGTACCGTAATGTTAATTGGTCTGGTAACTAAAAATGGTATTTTGATTGTCGAATTTGCCAATCAGTTAAGAGAACAAGGAAAACCGAAATTAGAAGCAATTTTAGAAGCTTCAGAAGCACGTTTACGTCCAATTTTAATGACCAGTTTAGCTATTGCTTTAGGAGCACTTCCAATTGCAATGTCACTTGGTGCTGCGTCAACCAGTAGAATTGGTATGGGAGTTGTAATTGTAGGAGGTACAATATTTTCATTGGCTTTAACGCTTTTTGTTATTCCTGCGATCTATTTAATGTGGTCTAGAGCCAGAAAACACTATCCGGAGTTTGATCATATTGATGAATACGAAAGAGAAAGTATAAAATAG
- a CDS encoding TlpA family protein disulfide reductase, translating into MKKKLLLTLWFTFLLLSAGYLFWQNEFKYNLPTPLPQNYNMIAMGSKIKLGACCAFDNKPVFIHFFNPDCPCSRFNVPHVSELIKKYGDKVNFKIVVLNKKKSFTIDEIQKKFDAAVPVYFDHAIAEKCGVFSTPQAVLLDASHNLYYRGNYNKTRYCTDAKTNYAQMAIDSLLSKNHNPAFDAFALRAYGCSLPNCTK; encoded by the coding sequence ATGAAGAAAAAATTACTTCTAACTTTATGGTTTACATTTTTACTTCTTTCAGCAGGTTATCTGTTTTGGCAGAATGAGTTTAAGTACAATCTTCCTACGCCATTACCACAAAATTATAATATGATTGCAATGGGTTCTAAAATTAAACTTGGAGCATGCTGTGCATTCGATAACAAACCTGTTTTTATACATTTCTTTAATCCCGACTGTCCATGTTCACGGTTCAATGTACCGCATGTTAGTGAATTAATTAAAAAATATGGAGATAAGGTGAATTTTAAAATTGTAGTGTTAAACAAAAAAAAGAGTTTTACAATTGATGAAATTCAAAAGAAGTTTGACGCGGCAGTACCTGTCTATTTTGATCATGCAATTGCTGAAAAATGTGGTGTTTTTTCAACTCCGCAAGCAGTGTTACTAGATGCTTCTCACAATTTATATTACAGAGGAAATTACAATAAAACGAGATATTGTACAGATGCTAAAACTAATTACGCACAAATGGCAATTGATTCTCTGCTAAGTAAAAATCATAATCCCGCTTTTGATGCTTTTGCCCTAAGAGCATACGGATGTTCGTTACCAAATTGTACTAAATAA
- a CDS encoding efflux RND transporter periplasmic adaptor subunit, with protein sequence MKVKHLIYTILIVAIGGFITYRVLSNKSKNDDSKKTNDKNSPTTVKGIVIKTVTFDNNLSLSGSIDANEQVEIHSEVSGIVEGIFFTEGSFVSKGQVLFKVNDIELKAQLRQAVTKEGLAAENERRAKLLLQKEAISQEEADIAKADLASAQAQSQLIRAQISKTSVRAPFSGKIGLRNISPGTYITPTVLVAKLVNTGKLKITFSIPEKYASEVRSGSVIDFTVSGSRKTYNAKIYAIEPEVAVATRTLQIRAIADNTDGKLFPGTFADVKLPLNTIKDAIVVPSQAIIPIQDGKKVFIANNGQAKEVMVDATTRTDSSILILSGLKAGDTLITSGVMSLKDEAPIKVKVQK encoded by the coding sequence ATGAAAGTAAAACACCTCATTTACACCATTTTAATAGTTGCCATAGGAGGCTTCATAACCTATAGAGTGTTATCTAACAAAAGTAAAAACGACGACTCTAAAAAAACCAATGACAAAAATTCTCCAACAACTGTTAAAGGAATTGTAATAAAAACCGTCACTTTTGATAATAATTTATCACTTTCAGGATCAATTGATGCAAATGAACAGGTTGAAATTCATAGTGAGGTTTCAGGAATCGTAGAAGGAATATTTTTTACAGAAGGAAGTTTTGTAAGCAAAGGTCAAGTACTTTTTAAAGTAAATGATATTGAATTAAAAGCGCAGTTAAGACAAGCAGTAACCAAAGAAGGTTTGGCGGCAGAAAACGAAAGAAGAGCAAAACTCTTACTTCAAAAAGAAGCAATCAGTCAAGAAGAAGCAGATATTGCTAAGGCCGACCTTGCCTCAGCACAAGCGCAGAGCCAGTTAATAAGAGCACAAATTTCGAAAACTTCTGTAAGAGCTCCGTTCTCTGGAAAAATCGGTTTACGAAATATTTCCCCAGGAACATATATTACTCCAACAGTTTTAGTTGCAAAGCTTGTAAACACAGGAAAATTAAAAATTACATTCTCGATACCAGAAAAATATGCATCAGAAGTAAGATCAGGTTCTGTAATTGATTTTACCGTTTCTGGATCACGTAAAACATACAATGCTAAAATTTATGCCATCGAACCTGAAGTTGCAGTTGCAACACGTACACTTCAAATTCGTGCTATAGCAGACAACACAGATGGAAAACTCTTCCCGGGAACTTTTGCTGATGTAAAATTACCTTTAAACACAATTAAAGATGCAATTGTAGTTCCTTCACAAGCTATTATTCCAATTCAAGATGGTAAAAAAGTCTTTATTGCTAATAACGGACAAGCTAAGGAAGTTATGGTTGATGCCACGACAAGAACTGATTCGTCAATTTTGATTTTATCAGGATTAAAAGCTGGTGATACTTTAATAACAAGCGGTGTTATGTCATTAAAAGACGAAGCTCCAATTAAAGTTAAAGTACAAAAATAA
- a CDS encoding bestrophin family protein, producing the protein MITYNTKDWFTFIFHFHKSDTVRKLLPIMIAIGIYAAIIGYLEVEYFKVSKNDYIHNIPIMHGMLGFVISLLLVFRTNTAYDRWWEGRKLWGQLVNNSRNFSIKLSAILKDENDKKFFRKYIPMYADILHKHLKDEDTSKQLFEDVDLEIDHHKHKPNQLKKIIYHKINDLYEAKKITGDQLITLNDELVAFTDICGACERIKNTPIPYSYSAFIKKFIFFYTMTLPFGYSVSLGYLVAPVVVFIFYVLASLELIAEEIEDPFGDDENDLPTKKISENIKKHVEELI; encoded by the coding sequence ATGATCACTTACAATACCAAGGACTGGTTTACTTTTATTTTTCATTTTCATAAATCTGATACGGTTCGAAAACTGTTGCCCATTATGATTGCCATTGGAATATATGCTGCTATAATAGGCTATCTAGAAGTCGAATATTTCAAAGTTTCTAAAAACGATTACATCCACAACATTCCTATTATGCATGGAATGCTGGGCTTTGTAATTTCACTTTTACTTGTTTTTAGAACAAACACAGCTTATGACCGCTGGTGGGAAGGTCGCAAACTTTGGGGCCAGCTTGTAAATAACAGTCGTAACTTTTCCATAAAACTATCTGCAATTTTAAAAGACGAAAACGACAAGAAATTTTTTAGAAAATATATTCCCATGTATGCTGATATTCTACACAAACATTTAAAAGATGAAGACACCAGCAAACAGCTTTTTGAAGATGTAGACTTAGAAATTGATCATCATAAACACAAACCCAATCAATTAAAGAAAATTATTTATCATAAAATCAATGATTTGTATGAAGCAAAAAAGATTACCGGAGATCAGCTTATTACTTTGAATGACGAATTGGTTGCTTTTACAGATATATGCGGGGCTTGCGAAAGAATCAAAAATACACCTATTCCCTACTCTTACAGTGCTTTTATAAAAAAATTCATCTTCTTTTATACGATGACGCTTCCGTTTGGATATTCTGTGAGTTTAGGCTACCTGGTTGCGCCTGTTGTTGTTTTTATATTTTATGTATTAGCTAGTTTGGAGCTAATTGCAGAAGAAATTGAAGATCCGTTTGGAGATGATGAAAATGATCTTCCGACCAAAAAAATATCAGAAAACATTAAAAAACACGTGGAGGAGCTGATTTAA
- a CDS encoding TolC family protein, with translation MNIKNIYCTLLILFACVIQANAQEVLTIEQAMTIALENNFEIKIAKNNSKIGETNVTVGNAGMLPTATASIVDNNNITNSTQVRQDGTSTTLDNAKNNSLNYGVSLGWTVFDGMKMFARYDQLKELQKLGDAELKRTILVKIGQVNSAYYDLVQQQHQLAALDTTIVISKQRLTLAQNRFSIGKASKLEVLNAQVDLNSDQVALLRQKESYANAKILLNQYLARDPQIDFKVTNEVVVDNKLVLVDLMELAQKQNPALEAQVINKRIAELQLKQVRADRYPVLRLTTGYNFAESESSLGFTSENSSRGLNYGFNASMNIFDGFNQHRNEKVAKMQIENTQIAIEQQGMILNTQLSTAFQTYMTNLELIELEEDNEAIAKQNLDITLDKFKIGTITTIDFRTAQLNYVNAKVRYSNAQYEAKLSEIALKELAGNITF, from the coding sequence ATGAATATCAAAAATATATACTGCACTTTACTAATTCTTTTCGCGTGCGTGATTCAGGCGAATGCCCAGGAAGTTCTAACTATTGAACAGGCTATGACTATAGCACTGGAAAATAATTTTGAAATTAAAATTGCAAAAAATAATTCCAAAATTGGCGAAACTAACGTAACGGTTGGAAATGCAGGAATGCTGCCAACTGCAACCGCCTCTATAGTTGATAATAACAATATTACAAATTCTACACAAGTACGTCAAGATGGTACATCGACTACTTTAGACAACGCTAAAAACAACAGCTTAAATTATGGAGTAAGTTTAGGCTGGACCGTATTTGACGGAATGAAAATGTTTGCCAGATACGATCAGTTAAAAGAACTTCAAAAACTTGGCGATGCCGAACTTAAAAGAACTATTTTAGTAAAAATCGGTCAGGTAAATTCTGCTTATTATGATTTAGTACAGCAGCAGCACCAATTAGCTGCTTTAGATACTACAATTGTAATTTCAAAGCAAAGACTGACTTTAGCTCAAAACAGATTCAGTATCGGAAAAGCTTCTAAATTAGAAGTTTTAAATGCTCAAGTTGATTTAAATTCTGATCAAGTTGCTTTATTGAGACAAAAAGAATCTTATGCTAATGCTAAAATCTTGTTGAACCAATACTTAGCCCGCGATCCACAAATTGATTTCAAAGTGACAAATGAAGTTGTCGTTGATAATAAATTAGTTTTGGTCGATTTAATGGAACTAGCCCAAAAGCAAAACCCAGCACTTGAAGCCCAAGTAATTAACAAACGTATTGCCGAACTGCAGCTCAAACAAGTAAGAGCAGATCGATATCCTGTCTTACGTTTAACAACAGGTTATAATTTCGCTGAAAGCGAGTCCAGTTTAGGATTTACCAGCGAGAATTCTTCAAGAGGTTTAAATTATGGTTTTAATGCTTCGATGAATATTTTTGATGGCTTCAATCAGCATCGTAACGAAAAAGTGGCGAAAATGCAGATTGAAAACACCCAGATTGCTATCGAACAGCAAGGCATGATCTTAAACACACAGTTGAGTACTGCTTTTCAAACTTATATGACCAATCTTGAGTTAATTGAGCTAGAAGAAGATAATGAAGCTATCGCGAAACAAAATTTAGACATTACACTTGATAAGTTTAAAATTGGAACTATTACAACAATAGATTTTAGAACAGCGCAGCTTAATTATGTGAACGCAAAAGTGCGCTACAGCAACGCACAATATGAAGCAAAATTATCTGAAATTGCCTTAAAAGAATTAGCAGGAAATATCACTTTTTAA
- the pheT gene encoding phenylalanine--tRNA ligase subunit beta: MKISYNWLKQFIKTDWTSEQTSELLTDLGLEVEVVEKYQSIKGGLEGVVVGHVLTCEKHPDADRLKVTTVNVGLEAPIQIVCGAANVAAGQKVPVATIGTILYDKDGGEFTIKKGKIRGQESHGMICAEDELGLGNSHDGIMVLADDLVPGTPASEVFQVTNDEVFEIGLTPNRADAMSHYGTARDLRAGMLQRGVNVELITPSVSNFRVDMRTLKIDVNVEDNHLAPRYCGVTISGISVHESPSWLQDRLKAIGLTPKNNIVDVTNYVLHELGQPLHAFDAAKINGKIIVKTVEEGTKFVTLDDVERTLHKEDLMICDEKGPLCIAGVFGGKKSGVSEGTTTIFLESAYFDPVSIRKTAKRHQLSTDASFRFERGIDPTITEYALKRAALLIQEVAGGKITSDVVEVYPKKVEDFSVLLNFSHVSKIIGQEISKDTIKKILVSLDIKVNSVSDSGLGLTIPAYRVDVQREIDVIEEILRVYGYNNINFSKKFNATVANSPRTEDYKVQNVIASQLNSQGFHEMMANSLTTAAYAKLSTSLKEEHNVSMLNPLSSDLATLRQSLLFSGLEAVSYNINRKNSDLKLFEFGKTYHKYLNGYEEHKHLSLLISGNRNKESWTSPQKTTDFFLLKGYVKAILSRLGIEKISNTPVQSDIYSEGTAITYNNDILVEMGVVKKPILKHFGIKQDVYYADFNWDLVLKIITGKIKYSEIPKYPEVRRDLALLIDQNTSYESIFNLAKQTEKALLKDINLFDVYQGDKLPEGKKSYALSFTIQDNSKTLTDAQIDKIMSKLQQTFETELGASLR; encoded by the coding sequence ATGAAAATATCTTACAACTGGTTAAAACAATTTATTAAAACAGATTGGACATCTGAGCAGACTTCTGAATTACTAACAGATTTAGGTTTAGAGGTTGAAGTTGTCGAAAAATACCAATCAATTAAAGGAGGATTAGAAGGAGTTGTTGTTGGACATGTTCTAACTTGCGAGAAACATCCTGATGCAGATAGATTGAAAGTTACTACAGTCAATGTTGGTTTAGAAGCTCCTATACAAATTGTATGCGGTGCTGCGAACGTGGCTGCAGGACAAAAAGTACCAGTTGCTACAATCGGAACTATTTTATACGATAAAGATGGTGGAGAATTTACCATCAAAAAAGGAAAAATCCGAGGTCAGGAAAGCCACGGAATGATTTGTGCTGAGGATGAATTAGGTTTAGGAAACAGCCATGATGGAATTATGGTTCTTGCTGATGATCTTGTTCCAGGAACTCCTGCATCTGAAGTTTTTCAAGTTACAAATGATGAAGTTTTTGAAATCGGATTGACACCAAACCGTGCTGATGCGATGAGTCATTATGGAACGGCTCGTGATTTAAGAGCTGGAATGCTGCAACGCGGCGTAAACGTCGAATTGATTACACCTTCTGTAAGCAATTTTAGAGTTGACATGCGTACGCTTAAAATTGATGTAAATGTTGAGGACAATCATTTAGCACCGAGATATTGTGGTGTAACTATTTCTGGAATTTCTGTTCACGAATCTCCAAGCTGGTTACAAGATCGTTTAAAAGCTATTGGATTAACTCCAAAAAATAATATTGTTGACGTTACCAATTATGTTCTACATGAACTAGGACAGCCTTTACATGCTTTTGACGCTGCGAAAATTAACGGAAAAATCATTGTAAAAACTGTTGAAGAAGGAACTAAGTTTGTCACTCTTGATGATGTTGAAAGAACATTACACAAAGAAGATTTAATGATTTGTGACGAAAAAGGACCTCTTTGTATTGCTGGTGTTTTTGGCGGAAAAAAATCTGGAGTTTCTGAAGGAACAACAACTATTTTCTTAGAAAGTGCTTATTTTGATCCTGTTAGTATTCGTAAAACTGCAAAAAGACATCAATTAAGTACAGATGCTTCTTTTAGATTTGAAAGAGGAATCGACCCAACAATTACAGAATATGCTTTAAAACGTGCTGCACTTTTGATTCAGGAAGTTGCGGGCGGAAAAATCACTTCTGATGTGGTAGAAGTATATCCTAAAAAAGTAGAAGATTTTTCTGTTTTATTGAATTTCAGCCATGTATCTAAAATTATTGGACAAGAAATTTCTAAAGATACTATCAAAAAGATTTTAGTTTCTCTAGATATTAAAGTAAACAGCGTTTCAGATTCTGGTTTAGGTTTAACTATTCCAGCATACCGCGTTGATGTTCAGCGTGAAATTGACGTAATCGAAGAAATTCTCAGAGTTTATGGATACAATAACATTAATTTCTCTAAGAAATTTAATGCGACAGTAGCGAATTCACCAAGAACTGAAGATTATAAAGTACAAAACGTAATTGCTTCTCAATTGAATTCTCAAGGTTTCCATGAAATGATGGCGAATTCATTGACAACTGCTGCTTATGCAAAATTATCGACTTCTTTAAAAGAAGAACACAATGTTTCGATGCTGAATCCTTTGAGCAGCGATTTAGCAACACTTCGTCAGTCATTATTGTTTTCTGGATTAGAAGCGGTTTCTTATAATATCAACAGAAAAAATTCGGATTTAAAATTATTCGAATTCGGTAAAACATATCATAAATATTTAAACGGATATGAAGAGCATAAACATCTTTCTTTATTAATTTCTGGAAACAGAAACAAAGAAAGCTGGACAAGTCCGCAGAAAACAACAGATTTCTTCTTATTGAAAGGATACGTAAAAGCAATTTTATCTCGTTTAGGAATTGAAAAGATTTCAAATACGCCGGTTCAATCTGATATTTATTCGGAAGGAACTGCAATTACTTATAATAATGATATTTTGGTTGAAATGGGTGTTGTTAAAAAACCTATTTTGAAGCACTTCGGAATCAAACAAGATGTTTATTATGCTGATTTTAACTGGGATTTGGTTTTAAAAATCATTACTGGAAAAATTAAGTATAGTGAAATCCCTAAATATCCCGAAGTTCGCAGGGATTTAGCTTTATTAATTGATCAAAATACTTCTTACGAAAGCATTTTTAATTTGGCTAAGCAAACTGAAAAAGCGCTTTTAAAAGACATTAATTTATTTGATGTTTACCAAGGTGATAAATTACCAGAAGGCAAAAAATCATATGCTTTGAGTTTTACTATTCAAGATAACAGCAAAACGTTAACGGATGCTCAGATTGATAAAATCATGTCTAAATTACAACAAACGTTCGAAACTGAACTTGGAGCAAGTTTGAGATAA
- a CDS encoding PAS domain-containing protein — MDTRFNRPTPSDREVDWNKNKVLLSKTDKKGTILYANEDFIDVSGYDEFELVGQPHNIIRHPDMPKVIFKFLWDSIKSSENIHVIIKNMAKTGRYYWVVTDFKIIADTDGEIVGFFGTRKSVPNEIIVKFIEPLYKKLLQIEETSGLQASEEYLVGFLEERKKTYMEYIDHLIATGKDDKNKISKGLFSGLFDKSPKK; from the coding sequence ATGGATACCAGATTTAATCGCCCAACTCCTTCAGATCGAGAAGTAGATTGGAATAAGAATAAAGTACTGCTCAGTAAAACCGACAAAAAGGGAACCATTTTATATGCCAATGAAGACTTTATAGATGTTTCTGGTTATGATGAATTTGAGCTTGTTGGCCAGCCTCATAATATAATCCGCCATCCAGATATGCCAAAAGTGATTTTTAAATTCTTATGGGATAGTATTAAATCGAGCGAAAATATTCATGTTATTATAAAAAACATGGCAAAAACGGGTCGCTATTATTGGGTTGTAACCGATTTTAAAATTATTGCAGATACCGACGGAGAAATTGTAGGTTTCTTTGGAACAAGAAAATCAGTTCCAAATGAAATTATTGTCAAGTTTATTGAGCCTTTATACAAAAAACTATTGCAGATTGAAGAAACCAGCGGTTTACAAGCATCTGAAGAATATTTAGTTGGTTTTCTGGAAGAAAGAAAAAAAACGTATATGGAATATATTGATCATTTAATTGCCACTGGAAAAGATGATAAAAATAAAATAAGCAAAGGTTTATTCAGCGGATTATTTGATAAAAGTCCAAAGAAATAA